GGTCGATTGGGCGAAAGCACACAATATCCACATCACCTCTTACATGACGCTGGCTTACGGTAAGGCGTTGAAAGACGAAGTGATTGCACGTATTGCCGCAAAACATAATGCGACTCCGGCACAAGTTATCCTGGCATGGGCAATGGATGAAGGTTACTCCGTTATCCCTTCATCTACCAAGCGTGAAAATCTGGCAAGCAACCTACAGGCGCAGGAGCTGCATCTGGATGCTGAAGATAAAAAAGCGATCGCGGCACTGGACTGCAACGATCGTCTGGTTAGCCCTGAAGGTCTGGCTCCTGCCTGGGATTAATTGCCCGATCCTCTGTACCCTTTAACCCTCTTTCACAGCTCCTTCGGGAGCTGTTTTTATATATTCACTTAAAAAGTCTATAAATGCCCGAATACGTGTACTGACCGCACGATCGCTGTAGTAAACGGCGCTGAAAGGCATTTCTACCGGCAGACGTTTATCCGCCAGCAGTTCCAGCAGTTCTCCCTGTGCGATCTCTTTATCAATCATATAATCTGAAAGACATGCTATGCCATTACCGCTCAGGCAAAGCTGTTTTAACGTCTCTCCACTGTTGGAAGAAATCCCACACTCGACCTCATGGAGCTGTCCGTCGCTACAGGCAATCGGCCAGGTATTGAGTGAAACAGGTTCGGAAAACCCCAGACACAGATGTTGCTTTAACTGTTCGACGGTCTCTGGCTTGCCAAAACGGGCAATATAATCCGGTGAAGCGATAATCTTACGATAGCTGGTAAATAACGGACGTGCTCGCAGACTCGAGTCAGTCAGCGTACCAGCTCGTATCGCGACATCCACTTTTCGTTCAATAAGATTGATGAACGTTTCTGAGGACACGAGAGACAACGTCATCTCGGGATATCGTTCACGGAACGGTTTGATTAGCGGCATCAAAAAATGCAGCATTACCGGCGTTGCCGCATCAATACGCAGCAGGCCGCGCGGGGTATTGCGCGACTCCATGATTTCCGTTTCTGCTGCTGCCATCTCTTGCAGTATCTGCTGTACACGTCTGAAGTAACGCTCTCCTTCTTCAGTGAGGCTCAGTTGTCGGGTCGTGCGATTAAGCAGGCTCACGCCCAATTTCATCTCGAGCTTTTTTACCGCCCGACTGACCGCGGAATTAGCCTGGCCGAGTTGTTCTGCCGCCCGACTGAAGCTGCCGCTTTCCACAACAGCCACAAAAATCGCCAGTTCTTCGGAGTTCGCTTTCATTTTTGCACCTAAAGCAAAATTATATTGAGATTTTGAATATTTTTGTCATTAAAACATCCCGGCATACTGCGTGTCATCTGATTACTGATGTTACGGAGTTATTTATGCCTCTCGCTTTATTTGCACTAACAATAAGTGCCTTCGCTATTGGTACGACTGAGTTTGTGATTGTTGGTCTGGTACCGACCATCGCTCAACAACTGGCGATCTCGTTACCTTCCGCCGGGATGCTGGTTTCAATCTACGCGCTTGGCGTGGCGATTGGTGCACCGGTACTGACCGCTCTGACTGGCAACCTGCCGCGCAAACAACTGCTGGTTGCGCTGATGGTCCTGTTTACGGCGGGGAATTTGCTGGCATGGCAGGCGCCTGGGTATATGACTCTCATTGTCGCCCGCCTGCTGACTGGGCTGGCACACGGCGTATTTTTCTCGATTGGTTCTACTATCGCGACAAGCCTGGTGCCAAAAGAGAAAGCGGCTTCCGCCATCGCCATTATGTTTGGTGGCTTAACGGTGGCGCTGGTAACCGGCGTGCCGCTGGGGACATTTATCGGTCAGCACTTTGGCTGGCGTGAGACTTTCCTGGCCGTATCAATGTTAGGCGTGATTGCGCTAATTAGCAGCCAATTGCTGATCCCGGCCAACATTCCCGGTCGAGCGGCCGCCAGCATTCGTGAGCAGTTGAAGGTGCTGACTCATCCTCGTCTGTTGCTGATCTACGCCGTTACGGCACTGGGCTACGGCGGCGTGTTCACTGCATTTACCTTCCTGGCTCCGATGATGCAGGATCTGGCAGGGTTCTCCCCGGCAGCGGTAAGCTGGATCTTACTGGGTTACGGTGTTTCAGTCGCTATCGGCAATATCTGGGGGGGTAAGCTGGCGGATAAGCATGGTGCGGTTCCTGCGCTGAAATTTATTTTCGCCGCGCTATTTGTTCTGCTGATGGTCTTCCAACTGACGGCTTCCACGCAGTACGCCGCGCTGGCTACCATCCTGGTGATGGGGATCTTTGCCTTTGGTAACGTACCGGGGTTGCAGGTCTACGTGGTACAGAAAGCGGAACAATTTACGCCTAATGCTGTTGATGTGGCGTCGGGGCTGAACATTGCGGCATTTAACATTGGCATTGCACTGGGTTCAGTGATTGGCGGACAAACGGTCGAACATTATGGTTTGGCGCAGACACCGTGGATTGGTGCACTCATTGTCCTGGTGGCTTTCCTGCTGATGGGGCTCAGCGGTCGTCTTGATAAGCCCACGCGCGTTGCACTGGGGTAAATCATTGATGTAAGCGCCCACTTACAAAACAAACTGCAATTGTTCGTTGAAAGTGAGTGCTAAAATCCCTATAACAGAAGAACCAGTCCGGCTGCGGACTGGTTGACGTTACAGAGGTTTGAAAGTCTAAAGTGCGAAAAAACACCTATGCCATGCGTTATGTTGCCGGACAACCCGCTGAGCGGATTTTACCGCCGGGGTCGTTTGCGCATATTGGCCAGGCATTACCTGCAGGCGTACCGTTAAGCAGTGAAGATCGTATTCGCGTGCTGGTATGGAATATTTTTAAACAGCAGCGCGCAGAATGGCAGTCGGTGCTGAAGAATTTTGGCAAAGACGCGCATCTGGTGTTATTACAGGAAGCGCAAACCACGCCTGAACTGGTGCAGTTTGCGACCGCTAACTATCTCGCTGCCGACCAGGTTCCCGCCTTTGTGTTGCCTCAGCATCCCTCTGGCGTCATGACGCTCTCTGCCGCCCATCCTGTTTACTGCTGTCCATTGCGCGAGCGTGAGCCCATTTTAAGGCTGGCGAAATCGGCGCTGGTAACGGTGTACCCGTTGCCTGACTCTCGGTTATTAATGGTGGTGAATATCCACGCGGTTAACTTTAGCCTTGGCGTTGATGTTTATAGTAAGCAGTTACTTCCTATTGGCGATCAGATTGCTCATCACAGCGGTCCAGTGATTATGGCCGGTGATTTTAATGCCTGGAGCCGTCGACGAATGAATGCGTTGTACCGCTTTGCGCGTGAAATGTCGCTGCGCCAGGTGCGCTTTACCGACGATCAGCGCCGCCGTGCGTTTGGTCGTCCTCTCGATTTTGTGTTCTATCGCGGTCTGAACGTGAGTGAAGCCTCTGTGCTGGTCACCCGCGCCTCCGACCACAACCCGCTACTCGTTGAATTTAGTCCCGGCAAACCTGAACAATAACGGTGTGTCAGGTCTGCCGTAGGGCAGGCCTGTGATGGTTGCCCTTCCTTTTTCACAACAACCGAAGGACAACACAATGACAACACGCTCTCACCATGACAACGTCGAAAAACAGTTTGGCTCTCAGGCTAATGCCTACTTAACCAGTGAGGTGCACGCCTCTGGTCGTGACTTGCAACGTCTGGGGGAAAGGCTGTCGGCATTTCCGCAGGCCCACGTGCTGGATATGGGATGCGGAGCGGGACATGCCAGCTTTGTGGCTGCAAAACACGTAAATCAGGTTGTGGCTTATGATTTATCGTCGCAGATGCTTGAGGTGGTCGCTGAAGCGGCAAAAGACAGAGGTCTGGAAAATATCGTCATGCGGCAGGGCTATGCCGAAAGCCTGCCATTTGAAGATAACGAATTTGACGTAGTCATTAGCCGCTATTCAGCGCATCACTGGCATGATGTCGGTCGTGCACTGCGGGAAGTGAAGCGCGTTCTGAAGCCTGGTGGTGTGCTGATTGTGATGGATGTGATGTCGCCAGGCCATCCTGTGCGTGATATCTGGTTGCAAACCGTGGAGGCGTTACGTGATACCTCACATGTACGCAACTATTCCAGCGGAGAGTGGCTGTCGTTAATCAATGATGCCAATCTGATTGCCGATACTTTGTTAACCGACCGTCTGGCGCTGGAGTTCAGTTCGTGGGTGGCACGGATGCGTACGCCTGCAGCGCTGAGCGACGCGATTCGTATGTACCAACAAAGTGCTTCTGCACAAGTGAAAGCCTACTTTGCGTTACAAGAAGATGGCTCATTTACCAGCGACACGATAATGGTTGAGGCACATAAAGCGGGATAAATAAAAAAGGCACTGGGGGGAAACCAGTGCCTTCATTTCTACAATGCTATCAGGAGTCCGGCATGTCGTTGTTTTTCACAAACAACGTTAGTTGATCGCCTGGCTGTAGATTATTTGTATCGCTGTTCCAGCGCATCACATCCTTGATGTTAACCCCGTGGCGTTTGGCAATGCTCGAGAGCGAGTCGCCTTTGCGCACACGATAGGTGATGCTATCGCTGTTGTTCGCCAGTCGTTGTGCGCTACTACCAGCGCCCACCGTCAGATTCTGACCCACTTTCAGCGACGACCCGCGCAGATTATTCCACTGCTTAAGGTCATTGGTGCTCACGCCAAGACGTGAAGCGACGCCAGAAAGCGTATCGCCAGAGCGAACTTTGTAGCTACGGCTGTTCAGCGGCGTGTTATCCGCGACCAGCGTTGACTGCACGGCTGCAATCTCGCCTGAAGCCAGAGACTCACGCAGCTTCTCTGCATGCTTCTTTGGCACCATCACATATTGCGGACCGCTGGCACCCAACGTGGAGCCTTTCACGCCTGCATTGAAGGTCTTCAGCTTGCTGACGGAAATACCCGCCATATCCGCAACCTGAGCCATTTCAACCGGGCTACTCAGGCGAACACGCGCCAGCGCACGGCTTTCGTCCGTTGTTGGCAGACGCACGCCATAGCGTTTGCTGTTTTTGAGTATATCGCTCAATGCCAGCATTTTTGGCACGTATAGCTTCGTTTCCTGAGGCAATGGCAACGACCAGAAGTCAGTGGGTTTACCACGGGCTTTGTTCGTTTTAATTGCCTTCATGACACGACCTTCACCGCTATTATAAGCAGCAACGGTCAGCAGCCAGTCGCCATCAAACATCTTGTTCAGACGCTGCATCATGTCCAGTGCGGCGGTGGTGGAAGCCACTACGTCGCGACGTGCATCATAATTGCGAGTCTGTTTTAAACCATAATTGCGCCCCGTGCTCGGAATGATCTGCCAAATACCTGCGGCATTGGCGCCAGACGTTGCGTGAGGATCAAAAGCGCTCTCCACTATGGGTAGTAGTACCAGTTCCATAGGCATGTTACGTTTCTTAACCTGCCCGGCTATCCAGTACATATACGGCTCTGCCCGTAAAGTTACATCGTGGAGATAGCTCTTATTGCGTAAATACTTCTGTTTCTGTTCGCGAATCCGGCTGTTTTCCGGAATTCCCATCTTTAGCTCGTCACCAATGAAAGCCCACAAATCTTGATCTGCAGCGATAGATGTCCCGTCGTCCATCCATCGCGCCTGACTTGTAAACTTTCCTGCTTCCCCTTGACCAGCTGCAGAAAGGCTCTGTGCGTGTTGTTGGACGTTACCAGTATTCTGGCACCCAACAAGCAGGACAGAGGCGAGTAATATCGCTTTTGCCTTCATGTGTGTGTCAATAGTTGCTTAAAAGACGACCGATCATAACGGCGAAGTTTTCAAAAGGCAACCCGGAATTGTCAGAACGTATCTTTCTTTGACCTTAACCAGGCAAAACGCTCTTCAGGTTGTTGCAATATTGTTTCTTTGTTTATTTCATTAATTAAATCAATATCTTCCGTTCTCAAAAAAAGATTATTTCGTCGCTCATTTTTCAGAATTACGGGTAGTGTCATTTGTTTTTTTACGCGTAACTCATTAACTTTACGATAATATTCATTTATGAACGAATCGTGCGGCAGAATGCTTAAGGCAAACTTCATATTTGCTAATGTGTACTCATGTGCGCAACATATCAACGTATCGTCAGGAAGTGCAGTTAACCTCTTAAGTGATTGATACATCTGTGCGGCGGTGCCTTCAAAAAGTCGGCCGCAACCGCCGGAAAAGAGCGTGTCACCGCAAAACAGATAAGGTTGGCTAAAGTAACAGATATGTCCTAAAGTGTGACCCGGCGTAGCAATTACCGTAAATTCATGCCCTAAAACGAGTGCAATATCGCCATCTTCGACTACGCGCGTCGTTCCCTTATCTTGCGTTTCAGCCGGTCCGTATACCACTATTTGTGGGAAGTGTTGCAGAAGCTCTTTTACGCCGCCCACGTGATCCTGATGATGGTGGGTCAGCAGAATGGCTTCGGGAACCCAGTTATGTTCTGCAATGGCTTTCAGTACGGGGGCTGCTTCTCCCGGGTCCACAATCAGACAATGTTTCTCATTATTCGACAGGACCCAGATGTAATTGTCCTGAAATGCAGGAATACTGTTAAGATTCATAGATTACCTCTCAATGCGTAACGGAAGGTTGTGATGAAACCGGCAAGGATCCCTCAAACTGTCGTAGCGCCCGTTAGTTGGGATGATTTACCCTGGGGCGAACACTATCGTGAGGCGCTGGAGTATCAGCTTAACCCGTGGTTCGCAAAAATGTACGGATTTCATCTGCTTAAGATTGGTAATTTAAGCGCAGAAATTGATTCTGAAGCGTGCGCGGTTTCTCATCAGGTAAATGTTTCTTTGCAGGGTTCTCCCATGCAGGTGGTTGCCGATCCTTTACATCTTCCTTTTGCCGATAAGTCCGTGGATGTCTGTTTGTTAGCCCATACGCTACCGTGGTGTTCCGATCCGCATCGCTTACTGCGTGAAGCCGATCGCGTGCTAATTGATGACGGCTGGTTGATTTTGAGCGGCTTTAACCCGGTAAGTTTGATGGGATTGCGTAAACTGGTGCCCGTATTACGTAAGACATCGCCCTACAACAGCCGAATGTTTACCCTCATGCGACAGTTGGACTGGCTCTCATTGCTGAACTTTGAAGTGCTGCACTATAGCCGTTTTCATGTTCTGCCCTGGAACAAGAAGGGCGGGAAAATGTTAAGCGCCCATATCCCTGCGCTGGGTTGTTTGCAACTGGTGGTTGCGCGCAAGCGAACCATTCCGCTTACGCTCAATCCGATGAAACAAAATAAAAGCAAAACGCCTATCCGCCAGGCCGTTGGTGCTACCCGGCAATACCGTAAACCGGACGCTTAAGCTTCGGCCTGATACCCGATATCATCCTGAGTGGGACGCATGGCTGCGGCGCGCGCAAGCTCATCGCAGCGTTCGTTTTCCGGATGGCCTGCATGGCCTTTAACCCATTCCCATTTGATTTGATGGGGTCCCAACGCGGCATCAAGACGTTTCCACAGATCGACGTTCTTCACCGGTTTTTTATCTGCTGTTTTCCAGCCACGCTTCTTCCAGTTGTGGATCCACTGCGTAATACCCTGGCGCACATACTGGCTGTCCGTGCTGAGTATCACTTCACACTGTTCTTTCAGGGCTTCCAGCGCAACGATTGCCGCCATTAGCTCCATGCGATTATTGGTGGTGAGATTGTAGCCTTCGCTAAATGTTTTTTCGCGCCCGCGATAGCGTAAAATCGCCCCATAACCACCAGGCCCCGGATTTCCCAGGCAAGAACCATCGGTGAAAATTTCTACCTGTTTAAGCATCTCTGGTAGACTTCCTGTTTTAGCAAATCGAAATCAAACGATAAGTCTGACATAAATGACCGTTATGAGCACTGGAATTACACGACAGATCGTCCTCGATACCGAAACCACCGGTATGAACCAGATTGGCGCCCACTACGAAGGCCACAAGATCATTGAGATCGGTGCGGTTGAAGTGGTGAATCGTCGCCTGACCGGGAATAACTTCCACGTTTACCTGAAGCCGGATCGGCTGGTGGATCCGGAAGCGTTTGGCGTACACGGAATCGCAGACGAATTCCTGCTTGATAAACCTACGTTTGCCGATGTGGCCGATGAGTTTCTCGACTACATTCGCGGCGCGGAGCTGGTCATCCATAACGCATCGTTCGATATCGGCTTTATGGATTATGAATTCGCTAAGCTTAGACGGGATATTCCGAAGACGAACGAATTCTGCAAAATAACCGATAGCCTGGCGCTGGCGAGGAAAATGTTTCCTGGCAAGCGAAACAGCCTTGATGCGTTGTGCTCCCGCTATGAGATAGATAACAGTAAACGAACCCTGCACGGCGCATTGCTCGATGCCCAGATTCTGGCCGACGTTTATCTGATGATGACCGGCGGGCAGACCACGATGGCGTTCTCAATGGAAGGCGACAGCCAGCAGCAGAATGACACGGGGATCCAGCGCATTGTGCGACAATCCAGCAAACTACGCGTTGTTTTCGCCACTGATGAAGAGTTAGCGGCCCATGAGTCACGCCTTGACCTGGTGCAGAAGAAAGGCGGAAGTTGCCTCTGGCGGGCATAGTTTGTACGTTTACCGTATGAAAATGGCCATTCGGGTGATTTTTGCAGCAAACGATTAAAAACGTGAGAAAAAGCGTTGACGAGGCGCGAGGCAATCCGTAATATTCGCTTCGTTCCCAAGCGGAACACAACGCGGAGTGGTAGTTCAGTTGGTTAGAATACCTGCCTGTCACGCAGGGGGTCGCGGGTTCGAGTCCCGTCCATTCCGCCACTATTCAGAAAGCCTGAATCAGAAATGATTCAGGCTTTCGTCGTTTTAGCCCGCCAAAAATAATAATCTCATTATCACGCTTTATCGACCACGCCCGTGCTTTCGGGGGGGCAACACATCAGGTCATCCTTAACCCGACGCATATCCAGAAGGCGATTAACTCGCGAAGTGATTCATCACGCAGGCGAAGCGGGGTGAAAAGTTATCGCCAATAAGAACCGTTTCCTCATTCAGGTGCTTTAGCATATACAGCTTGTCGGCACGTTCGTAAGCGTCGAAGAAAAGATAAT
The Citrobacter arsenatis DNA segment above includes these coding regions:
- a CDS encoding MFS transporter, which translates into the protein MPLALFALTISAFAIGTTEFVIVGLVPTIAQQLAISLPSAGMLVSIYALGVAIGAPVLTALTGNLPRKQLLVALMVLFTAGNLLAWQAPGYMTLIVARLLTGLAHGVFFSIGSTIATSLVPKEKAASAIAIMFGGLTVALVTGVPLGTFIGQHFGWRETFLAVSMLGVIALISSQLLIPANIPGRAAASIREQLKVLTHPRLLLIYAVTALGYGGVFTAFTFLAPMMQDLAGFSPAAVSWILLGYGVSVAIGNIWGGKLADKHGAVPALKFIFAALFVLLMVFQLTASTQYAALATILVMGIFAFGNVPGLQVYVVQKAEQFTPNAVDVASGLNIAAFNIGIALGSVIGGQTVEHYGLAQTPWIGALIVLVAFLLMGLSGRLDKPTRVALG
- a CDS encoding endonuclease/exonuclease/phosphatase family protein encodes the protein MRKNTYAMRYVAGQPAERILPPGSFAHIGQALPAGVPLSSEDRIRVLVWNIFKQQRAEWQSVLKNFGKDAHLVLLQEAQTTPELVQFATANYLAADQVPAFVLPQHPSGVMTLSAAHPVYCCPLREREPILRLAKSALVTVYPLPDSRLLMVVNIHAVNFSLGVDVYSKQLLPIGDQIAHHSGPVIMAGDFNAWSRRRMNALYRFAREMSLRQVRFTDDQRRRAFGRPLDFVFYRGLNVSEASVLVTRASDHNPLLVEFSPGKPEQ
- the yafC gene encoding DNA-binding transcriptional regulator YafC, whose translation is MKANSEELAIFVAVVESGSFSRAAEQLGQANSAVSRAVKKLEMKLGVSLLNRTTRQLSLTEEGERYFRRVQQILQEMAAAETEIMESRNTPRGLLRIDAATPVMLHFLMPLIKPFRERYPEMTLSLVSSETFINLIERKVDVAIRAGTLTDSSLRARPLFTSYRKIIASPDYIARFGKPETVEQLKQHLCLGFSEPVSLNTWPIACSDGQLHEVECGISSNSGETLKQLCLSGNGIACLSDYMIDKEIAQGELLELLADKRLPVEMPFSAVYYSDRAVSTRIRAFIDFLSEYIKTAPEGAVKEG
- the dnaQ gene encoding DNA polymerase III subunit epsilon; this encodes MSTGITRQIVLDTETTGMNQIGAHYEGHKIIEIGAVEVVNRRLTGNNFHVYLKPDRLVDPEAFGVHGIADEFLLDKPTFADVADEFLDYIRGAELVIHNASFDIGFMDYEFAKLRRDIPKTNEFCKITDSLALARKMFPGKRNSLDALCSRYEIDNSKRTLHGALLDAQILADVYLMMTGGQTTMAFSMEGDSQQQNDTGIQRIVRQSSKLRVVFATDEELAAHESRLDLVQKKGGSCLWRA
- the rnhA gene encoding ribonuclease HI, which encodes MLKQVEIFTDGSCLGNPGPGGYGAILRYRGREKTFSEGYNLTTNNRMELMAAIVALEALKEQCEVILSTDSQYVRQGITQWIHNWKKRGWKTADKKPVKNVDLWKRLDAALGPHQIKWEWVKGHAGHPENERCDELARAAAMRPTQDDIGYQAEA
- the gloB gene encoding hydroxyacylglutathione hydrolase, producing MNLNSIPAFQDNYIWVLSNNEKHCLIVDPGEAAPVLKAIAEHNWVPEAILLTHHHQDHVGGVKELLQHFPQIVVYGPAETQDKGTTRVVEDGDIALVLGHEFTVIATPGHTLGHICYFSQPYLFCGDTLFSGGCGRLFEGTAAQMYQSLKRLTALPDDTLICCAHEYTLANMKFALSILPHDSFINEYYRKVNELRVKKQMTLPVILKNERRNNLFLRTEDIDLINEINKETILQQPEERFAWLRSKKDTF
- the mltD gene encoding murein transglycosylase D, whose amino-acid sequence is MKAKAILLASVLLVGCQNTGNVQQHAQSLSAAGQGEAGKFTSQARWMDDGTSIAADQDLWAFIGDELKMGIPENSRIREQKQKYLRNKSYLHDVTLRAEPYMYWIAGQVKKRNMPMELVLLPIVESAFDPHATSGANAAGIWQIIPSTGRNYGLKQTRNYDARRDVVASTTAALDMMQRLNKMFDGDWLLTVAAYNSGEGRVMKAIKTNKARGKPTDFWSLPLPQETKLYVPKMLALSDILKNSKRYGVRLPTTDESRALARVRLSSPVEMAQVADMAGISVSKLKTFNAGVKGSTLGASGPQYVMVPKKHAEKLRESLASGEIAAVQSTLVADNTPLNSRSYKVRSGDTLSGVASRLGVSTNDLKQWNNLRGSSLKVGQNLTVGAGSSAQRLANNSDSITYRVRKGDSLSSIAKRHGVNIKDVMRWNSDTNNLQPGDQLTLFVKNNDMPDS
- a CDS encoding class I SAM-dependent methyltransferase, encoding MTTRSHHDNVEKQFGSQANAYLTSEVHASGRDLQRLGERLSAFPQAHVLDMGCGAGHASFVAAKHVNQVVAYDLSSQMLEVVAEAAKDRGLENIVMRQGYAESLPFEDNEFDVVISRYSAHHWHDVGRALREVKRVLKPGGVLIVMDVMSPGHPVRDIWLQTVEALRDTSHVRNYSSGEWLSLINDANLIADTLLTDRLALEFSSWVARMRTPAALSDAIRMYQQSASAQVKAYFALQEDGSFTSDTIMVEAHKAG
- a CDS encoding class I SAM-dependent methyltransferase, with product MKPARIPQTVVAPVSWDDLPWGEHYREALEYQLNPWFAKMYGFHLLKIGNLSAEIDSEACAVSHQVNVSLQGSPMQVVADPLHLPFADKSVDVCLLAHTLPWCSDPHRLLREADRVLIDDGWLILSGFNPVSLMGLRKLVPVLRKTSPYNSRMFTLMRQLDWLSLLNFEVLHYSRFHVLPWNKKGGKMLSAHIPALGCLQLVVARKRTIPLTLNPMKQNKSKTPIRQAVGATRQYRKPDA